From the genome of Miscanthus floridulus cultivar M001 chromosome 10, ASM1932011v1, whole genome shotgun sequence, one region includes:
- the LOC136486522 gene encoding uncharacterized protein, which produces MGNTLKCFRREEEDGHFHGRRDRYPYYQPQYYSYSGGDPHPPAAAPRPHQQGLAAGPHDFVTFIPLTQAAGPNTGHQQRSSGVHDSRVVVASQYQSNTEDIDESSAEGLCSAKSYAKANPLLIQVPVLGTTKKFWRLSDKATRITRKLVLILRSHHAVGKHLAAPLQLSNVWIGSTGGSVKLRGVSFTAKAFGIERVRDDYKQLSRLLLAIIRISGGGDAAIARLPPDYREFLALLGSDTLAMDDEFLIVNSAALLPMKNRTEAFLMLHDTIVKHLGRTDRAKKRRILSGLPYQSDWLETARANARINQWVVNVQHEYKRTQSDLLRLNRNVRSHLHEYDDGGGGIEEVLYCEWPELLMAMVKLLHLEGELEATDIENKFG; this is translated from the exons ATGGGGAACACCCTCAAGTGCTTCAGGCGAGAAGAAGAAGACGGCCACTTCCACGGGCGCAGAGACCGCTACCCCTACTACCAGCCGCAGTACTACAGCTACAGTGGTGGTGATCCACATCCACCCGCCGCTGCTCCTCGGCCTCATCAGCAGGGTCTCGCTGCAGGCCCCCATGACTTCGTAACCTTCATCCCCCTCACGCAG GCTGCTGGTCCAAACACCGGACACCAGCAGAGGAGCAGTGGGGTTCATGACAGCAGAGTGGTGGTGGCTTCTCAGTATCAATCCAA CACCGAGGACATCGACGAGTCATCAGCCGAGGGCCTGTGCAGCGCCAAGAGCTACGCCAAGGCAAACCCGCTGCTGATCCAGGTGCCCGTGCTGGGCACCACCAAGAAGTTCTGGCGGCTATCCGACAAGGCCACGCGAATCACCCGAAAGCTCGTGCTGATCCTGAGGAGCCACCACGCCGTCGGCAAGCACCTGGCCGCCCCGCTGCAGTTGTCCAACGTCTGGATCGGGAGCACCGGCGGCAGCGTCAAGCTACGCGGGGTCAGCTTCACCGCCAAAGCCTTCGGCATCGAGCGCGTGAGAGACGACTACAAGCAGCTGTCCAGGCTCCTGCTGGCGATCATCAGAATCTCCGGCGGTGGGGACGCCGCCATCGCCAGGCTGCCTCCGGACTACCGGGAGTTCCTCGCGCTCCTGGGGAGCGACACCCTCGCCATGGACGACGAGTTCTTGATCGTCAACAGCGCCGCCCTGCTGCCCATGAAAAACCG CACGGAGGCGTTCCTGATGCTGCACGACACGATCGTGAAGCACCTCGGGCGCACGGACCGggcgaagaagaggaggatcctcTCGGGGCTGCCCTACCAGAGCGACTGGCTGGAGACGGCCAGGGCGAACGCGCGGATCAACCAGTGGGTGGTGAACGTCCAGCACGAGTACAAGAGGACCCAGTCCGACCTGCTGCGGCTCAACAGGAACGTGAGGAGCCACCTGCACGAgtacgacgacggcggcggcggcatcgagGAGGTCCTGTACTGCGAGTGGCCCGAGCTGCTCATGGCCATGGTGAAGCTGTTGCACCTGGAAGGCGAGCTCGAGGCCACTGACATTGAGAACAAGTTCGGCTAG